One window of the Gambusia affinis linkage group LG13, SWU_Gaff_1.0, whole genome shotgun sequence genome contains the following:
- the si:ch73-193i2.2 gene encoding transient receptor potential channel pyrexia isoform X1 gives MDTTGRTGAAQVHQQVRPGPEASRSESLWMLYSRRRRKQQSSVLTGVHLEARYTGLAEEDETDTTTKLQKHLDKKLLDHFRHLAASNQDTDQVDLQFLDEVISDGADPNCSDRYGQTVLHEVSRAWSVDVMRFFLDRGSDPQGSDQFGVTALHVASALDYEDMVQFLLDREADPSARTLLDQQTPLHYAAKNDAVRSIRLLLRAGAAIGCTDYKQRTPLQLAASMERSEAAQVLLELGASAGVKDSDGQLCISALIGRMSHVAQEALRQFHVTDRVTRQEYFYLNLLEPEAGTPGDPSGAGISEPTTPLQVVVLEGKLDLIMNPVFLKLIEIKWKLYGRLGAWILLVLNFLLNVCWTTVAISMSACQDSPYRYTFPQDWWRVLLVVLALLLTLEEVFREIQDIVLSRRKLHLRRRWVEQRFQDDLRCSHPMWPQERQYLLNQTSRICRMKGNYSRDCWNVFDWLVYSLLTASFCAHLADVLQPSVFLYTLSLRLFSMSIIFLWLRLMKHVRAFRLMGPFIVMLGNIVGDVMCFLFLYAEIFIPYACSFWIIFGGTSSVPSMQSVSGLLYSLYRITLVDEYEYAAMVTVDNIMAPLLCGTFLAASSILCINLLIALLTDTFQRVHDNSQANAVMQQAAVILQVEDSMPRLHHFYDNQYISKHCSPLGEACDNISVSSCYHHEFAHVTGQVMETLDQFLVLQRDVEAASSSRFPTEQHQQNQQLHELQDLPIQESQMPQKQKLQGPKKHRNQGQESLERQNQQVQDPKNLQQELQAVQAELKELRSLVQQLVQIRND, from the exons ATGGACACAACTGGCAGAACTGGGGCCGCCCAGGTCCATCAGCAG GTCCGGCCGGGTCCAGAGGCATCCAGGTCCGAGTCTCTGTGGATGTTGTATTCTCGGCGGCGCCGGAAGCAGCAAAGCAGCGTGTTGACAG GTGTTCACCTGGAGGCCAGGTACACGGGTCTGGCAGAGGAAGACGAGACAGACACGACTACCAAACTCCAGAAACACCTGGACAAAAAACTGCTGGACCACTTCAGACATCTGGCAGCCAGCAACCAGGACACCGACCAg GTGGACCTCCAGTTTCTGGACGAGGTGATCTCAGACGGTGCCGACCCAAACTGCTCAGACAGATATGGACAGACCGTCCTTCATGAG GTGTCCAGAGCGTGGAGCGTAGATGTGATGCGGTTCTTCTTGGACCGCGGATCGGACCCGCAGGGCTCGGATCAGTTCGGAGTCACGGCGCTGCATGTGGCCTCAGCCCTGGACTACGAGGACATGGTCCAGTTCCTGCTGGACCGGGAAG CCGACCCGAGCGCCAGGACTCTTCTGGACCAGCAGACCCCTCTTCACTATGCCGCCAAGAACGACGCAGTCCGATCCATCAGGCTGCTGCTGCGGGCCGGCGCCGCCATCGGCTGCACCGACTACAAGCAGCGGACGCCGCTGCAGCTCGCAGCCAGCATGG AGCGCAGTGAAGCAGCTCAGGTGCTGCTGGAGCTTGGAGCAAGCGCTGGGGTCAAGGACTCTGACGGTCAGCTGTGCatctctgctctgattggtcggaTGAGTCATGTG GCTCAGGAGGCGCTCCGTCAGTTCCACGTGACGGACAGAGTGACCAGACAGGAGTATTTCTACCTGAACCTGCTGGAACCAGAGGCTGGCACACCTGGGGACCCATCAG GTGCAGGAATCAGTGAACCAACCACCCCA CTGCAAGTTGTGGTTCTGGAGGGGAAACTGGACCTCATCATGAATCCCGTCTTTCTCAAGCTCATTGAGATCAAATGGAAACTGTATGGCAG GTTGGGGGCGTGGATTCTCCTTGTCCTCAACTTTCTGCTCAATGTCTGTTGGACGACTGTGGCCATTTCTATGTCTGCCTGCCAAGACTCACCTTATCGCTACACCTTTCCGCAG GACTGGTGGCGTGTTCTGCTGGTGGTGCTGGCGCTCCTGCTGACCCTGGAGGAGGTGTTCAGGGAGATCCAGGACATTGTGTTGTCGAGGAGGAAGCTCCACCTGCGACGGAGGTGGGTGGAGCAGCGTTTCCAGGACGACCTGCGCTGCTCACATCCCATGTGGCCTCAG GAGAGACAGTATCTTCTGAATCAGACCAGCAGGATCTGCAGGATGAAGGGCAACTACAGCCGGGACTGCTG GAATGTCTTTGATTGGCTGGTCTACTCTCTGCTGACGGCTTCCTTCTGCGCTCACTTGGCCGACGTGTTGCAGCCGTCCGTCTTCCTGTACACGCTCAGTCTGCGCCTCTTCTCCATGTCCATCATCTTCCTCTGGCTGCGACTCATGAAGCATGTCCGAGCCTTCAG GTTGATGGGGCCCTTCATCGTCATGCTGGGGAACATTGTCGGGGATGTGATGTGCTTCCTGTTCCTGTATGCTGAGATCTTCATCCCCTACGCCTGCAGCTTCTGGATCATATTCGGAG GAACGTCCTCCGTTCCCAGCATGCAGTCTGTTTCAGGTCTACTCTACAGCCTTTACCGGATCACTCTGGTGGACGAGTACGAGTATGCTGCCATGGTAACTGTGGACAACATCATGGCTCCTCTACTGTGTGGAACATTCCTGGCAGCGTCCTCCATCTTGTGTATCAACCTCCTGATTGCACTACTAACTGACACcttccagag GGTGCATGATAATTCCCAGGCTAACGCCGTGATGCAGCAGGCCGCTGTCATCCTGCAGGTGGAAGACTCCATGCCCCGCCTCCATCATTTCTATGACAACCAGTACATCTCCAAGCACTGCTCTCCACTGGGCGAGGCCTGCGATAACATCTCAGTGAGCTCCTGTTACCACCATGAGTTTGCACATGTCACAGGACAGGTTATG GAGACTCTGGACCAGTTCCTGGTCCTTCAGAGGGACGTGGAGGCAGCCAGCAGTTCAAG ATTCCCAACAGAACAACACCAGCAAAACCAACAGCTTCATGAGCTTCAAGACCTCCCCATCCAAGAGTCTCAAATGCCTCAGAAACAGAAGCTTCAGGGACCAAAAAAGCATCGCAACCAGGGCCAGGAGAGCCTAGAAAGACAGAACCAGCAGGTTCAAGATCCCAAGAACCTGCAACAGGAGCTCCAGGCCGTTCAGGCAGAGCTGAAGGAGCTTCGATCTTTGGTCCAGCAGCTGGTCCAGATCAGGAATGACTAA
- the si:ch73-193i2.2 gene encoding transient receptor potential cation channel subfamily A member 1 isoform X2 — protein sequence MDTTGRTGAAQVHQQVRPGPEASRSESLWMLYSRRRRKQQSSVLTGVHLEARYTGLAEEDETDTTTKLQKHLDKKLLDHFRHLAASNQDTDQVDLQFLDEVISDGADPNCSDRYGQTVLHEVSRAWSVDVMRFFLDRGSDPQGSDQFGVTALHVASALDYEDMVQFLLDREADPSARTLLDQQTPLHYAAKNDAVRSIRLLLRAGAAIGCTDYKQRTPLQLAASMERSEAAQVLLELGASAGVKDSDGQLCISALIGRMSHAQEALRQFHVTDRVTRQEYFYLNLLEPEAGTPGDPSGAGISEPTTPLQVVVLEGKLDLIMNPVFLKLIEIKWKLYGRLGAWILLVLNFLLNVCWTTVAISMSACQDSPYRYTFPQDWWRVLLVVLALLLTLEEVFREIQDIVLSRRKLHLRRRWVEQRFQDDLRCSHPMWPQERQYLLNQTSRICRMKGNYSRDCWNVFDWLVYSLLTASFCAHLADVLQPSVFLYTLSLRLFSMSIIFLWLRLMKHVRAFRLMGPFIVMLGNIVGDVMCFLFLYAEIFIPYACSFWIIFGGTSSVPSMQSVSGLLYSLYRITLVDEYEYAAMVTVDNIMAPLLCGTFLAASSILCINLLIALLTDTFQRVHDNSQANAVMQQAAVILQVEDSMPRLHHFYDNQYISKHCSPLGEACDNISVSSCYHHEFAHVTGQVMETLDQFLVLQRDVEAASSSRFPTEQHQQNQQLHELQDLPIQESQMPQKQKLQGPKKHRNQGQESLERQNQQVQDPKNLQQELQAVQAELKELRSLVQQLVQIRND from the exons ATGGACACAACTGGCAGAACTGGGGCCGCCCAGGTCCATCAGCAG GTCCGGCCGGGTCCAGAGGCATCCAGGTCCGAGTCTCTGTGGATGTTGTATTCTCGGCGGCGCCGGAAGCAGCAAAGCAGCGTGTTGACAG GTGTTCACCTGGAGGCCAGGTACACGGGTCTGGCAGAGGAAGACGAGACAGACACGACTACCAAACTCCAGAAACACCTGGACAAAAAACTGCTGGACCACTTCAGACATCTGGCAGCCAGCAACCAGGACACCGACCAg GTGGACCTCCAGTTTCTGGACGAGGTGATCTCAGACGGTGCCGACCCAAACTGCTCAGACAGATATGGACAGACCGTCCTTCATGAG GTGTCCAGAGCGTGGAGCGTAGATGTGATGCGGTTCTTCTTGGACCGCGGATCGGACCCGCAGGGCTCGGATCAGTTCGGAGTCACGGCGCTGCATGTGGCCTCAGCCCTGGACTACGAGGACATGGTCCAGTTCCTGCTGGACCGGGAAG CCGACCCGAGCGCCAGGACTCTTCTGGACCAGCAGACCCCTCTTCACTATGCCGCCAAGAACGACGCAGTCCGATCCATCAGGCTGCTGCTGCGGGCCGGCGCCGCCATCGGCTGCACCGACTACAAGCAGCGGACGCCGCTGCAGCTCGCAGCCAGCATGG AGCGCAGTGAAGCAGCTCAGGTGCTGCTGGAGCTTGGAGCAAGCGCTGGGGTCAAGGACTCTGACGGTCAGCTGTGCatctctgctctgattggtcggaTGAGTCAT GCTCAGGAGGCGCTCCGTCAGTTCCACGTGACGGACAGAGTGACCAGACAGGAGTATTTCTACCTGAACCTGCTGGAACCAGAGGCTGGCACACCTGGGGACCCATCAG GTGCAGGAATCAGTGAACCAACCACCCCA CTGCAAGTTGTGGTTCTGGAGGGGAAACTGGACCTCATCATGAATCCCGTCTTTCTCAAGCTCATTGAGATCAAATGGAAACTGTATGGCAG GTTGGGGGCGTGGATTCTCCTTGTCCTCAACTTTCTGCTCAATGTCTGTTGGACGACTGTGGCCATTTCTATGTCTGCCTGCCAAGACTCACCTTATCGCTACACCTTTCCGCAG GACTGGTGGCGTGTTCTGCTGGTGGTGCTGGCGCTCCTGCTGACCCTGGAGGAGGTGTTCAGGGAGATCCAGGACATTGTGTTGTCGAGGAGGAAGCTCCACCTGCGACGGAGGTGGGTGGAGCAGCGTTTCCAGGACGACCTGCGCTGCTCACATCCCATGTGGCCTCAG GAGAGACAGTATCTTCTGAATCAGACCAGCAGGATCTGCAGGATGAAGGGCAACTACAGCCGGGACTGCTG GAATGTCTTTGATTGGCTGGTCTACTCTCTGCTGACGGCTTCCTTCTGCGCTCACTTGGCCGACGTGTTGCAGCCGTCCGTCTTCCTGTACACGCTCAGTCTGCGCCTCTTCTCCATGTCCATCATCTTCCTCTGGCTGCGACTCATGAAGCATGTCCGAGCCTTCAG GTTGATGGGGCCCTTCATCGTCATGCTGGGGAACATTGTCGGGGATGTGATGTGCTTCCTGTTCCTGTATGCTGAGATCTTCATCCCCTACGCCTGCAGCTTCTGGATCATATTCGGAG GAACGTCCTCCGTTCCCAGCATGCAGTCTGTTTCAGGTCTACTCTACAGCCTTTACCGGATCACTCTGGTGGACGAGTACGAGTATGCTGCCATGGTAACTGTGGACAACATCATGGCTCCTCTACTGTGTGGAACATTCCTGGCAGCGTCCTCCATCTTGTGTATCAACCTCCTGATTGCACTACTAACTGACACcttccagag GGTGCATGATAATTCCCAGGCTAACGCCGTGATGCAGCAGGCCGCTGTCATCCTGCAGGTGGAAGACTCCATGCCCCGCCTCCATCATTTCTATGACAACCAGTACATCTCCAAGCACTGCTCTCCACTGGGCGAGGCCTGCGATAACATCTCAGTGAGCTCCTGTTACCACCATGAGTTTGCACATGTCACAGGACAGGTTATG GAGACTCTGGACCAGTTCCTGGTCCTTCAGAGGGACGTGGAGGCAGCCAGCAGTTCAAG ATTCCCAACAGAACAACACCAGCAAAACCAACAGCTTCATGAGCTTCAAGACCTCCCCATCCAAGAGTCTCAAATGCCTCAGAAACAGAAGCTTCAGGGACCAAAAAAGCATCGCAACCAGGGCCAGGAGAGCCTAGAAAGACAGAACCAGCAGGTTCAAGATCCCAAGAACCTGCAACAGGAGCTCCAGGCCGTTCAGGCAGAGCTGAAGGAGCTTCGATCTTTGGTCCAGCAGCTGGTCCAGATCAGGAATGACTAA